In the genome of Xanthobacteraceae bacterium, one region contains:
- the sppA gene encoding signal peptide peptidase SppA, with protein MTLNVDHAMDRRRMRRKVTFWRVLGVAALLFALAGLWAAYGGANYVEKSSAHVARVTIGGLIRNDKKRVELLEEIEKSGAQAVILVIDSPGGTVAGSEQLYNALRKLAAKKPVVAVVEGTAASGAYIAAMGADRIFAPRGAIVGSIGVIFQYPNLSGLLKNVGVNVEAIRSTPLKAMPSGVEPTPPEAQAAIRALVEDNYTWFKSLVQERRALDNATLLKASDGRVFTASQALPLRLIDEIGDEKSAREWLEKNKKVSKDLKARDWRVTTAGSEFRWLGALAPFADSLGLSSLAAALANEGVLRAAAQAQLDGLLALWHPQIAN; from the coding sequence ATGACGCTCAATGTCGATCACGCAATGGACCGCCGCCGCATGCGCCGCAAGGTGACTTTCTGGCGGGTGCTCGGCGTTGCCGCGCTTCTGTTCGCGCTGGCGGGACTGTGGGCCGCCTATGGCGGCGCCAACTACGTCGAGAAGTCGAGCGCGCATGTCGCGCGCGTCACCATCGGCGGGTTGATCCGCAACGACAAGAAGCGCGTGGAACTGCTCGAGGAGATCGAGAAGTCCGGCGCGCAGGCGGTGATCCTCGTGATCGACAGCCCCGGCGGCACCGTCGCCGGCTCCGAGCAACTCTATAATGCGCTCCGCAAGCTGGCGGCGAAGAAGCCGGTGGTCGCGGTGGTCGAAGGCACCGCCGCCTCTGGCGCGTATATCGCCGCGATGGGCGCGGACCGCATCTTCGCGCCGCGCGGCGCGATCGTCGGTTCCATCGGCGTGATCTTCCAGTATCCGAACCTGTCCGGCCTGCTCAAGAATGTCGGCGTGAATGTCGAGGCGATCCGCTCGACGCCGCTGAAAGCCATGCCGAGCGGCGTGGAACCGACCCCGCCGGAAGCGCAGGCTGCGATCCGCGCGCTGGTCGAGGACAACTACACCTGGTTCAAGTCGCTGGTGCAGGAGCGCCGCGCGCTCGACAACGCGACGCTCCTGAAGGCGTCGGACGGCCGCGTGTTCACGGCTTCGCAGGCGTTACCGCTGCGTCTCATCGACGAGATCGGCGACGAGAAGTCCGCGCGCGAATGGCTGGAGAAGAACAAGAAAGTATCGAAAGATTTGAAGGCGCGTGACTGGCGGGTCACGACCGCCGGCTCCGAGTTCCGCTGGCTCGGCGCGCTTGCGCCGTTCGCGGATTCGCTCGGATTGTCGTCGCTGGCCGCGGCACTTGCGAACGAAGGCGTCTTGCGCGCCGCAGCGCAGGCGCAACTTGACGGGCTATTGGCCCTCTGGCACCCTCAAATCGCGAACTGA
- a CDS encoding integration host factor subunit beta translates to MIKSELVQRISTANPHLYQRDVENIVDAILDEITVALARGDRVELRGFGAFSVKNRPARVGRNPRTGAQVKVQEKVVPYFKTGKEMRDRLNKPQAPRK, encoded by the coding sequence ATGATCAAGTCGGAACTGGTGCAGAGAATCTCCACCGCGAATCCGCATCTCTATCAACGCGACGTCGAGAACATCGTCGATGCGATTCTCGACGAGATCACGGTCGCGCTGGCGCGCGGCGATCGCGTCGAGTTGCGCGGCTTCGGCGCGTTCTCGGTCAAGAACAGGCCCGCGCGCGTGGGGCGCAACCCGCGCACCGGCGCGCAGGTGAAGGTGCAGGAAAAGGTCGTGCCCTATTTCAAGACGGGCAAGGAAATGCGCGACCGGCTGAACAAGCCGCAGGCGCCGCGCAAGTGA
- a CDS encoding DUF1049 domain-containing protein, whose product MRNLFRWLLLIPLGIALVLLAVANRAPVTLSIDPFSPESPAFAIKIPLFVALLLAVVLGVVIGGAAAGIGRMRWRHRARSAEREAKELQARNEEFLRGPASESRSREVALR is encoded by the coding sequence ATGCGAAATCTGTTTCGCTGGCTGTTGCTGATTCCGCTGGGCATCGCGCTTGTGCTGCTCGCAGTGGCCAATCGCGCGCCGGTGACGCTTTCGATCGATCCGTTCTCCCCTGAATCGCCTGCGTTCGCGATCAAGATACCGCTGTTCGTCGCGCTGTTGCTCGCGGTCGTGCTGGGCGTGGTGATCGGCGGCGCTGCCGCCGGGATCGGCCGGATGCGCTGGCGTCATCGCGCGCGCTCCGCCGAGCGCGAGGCGAAGGAATTGCAGGCGCGCAACGAGGAATTCCTCCGCGGCCCCGCATCCGAATCCCGCAGCCGCGAAGTCGCGCTCCGCTGA